CCGGGCTCGGGCAGGTCATTTCCGCCACCACCATGCCGGCGCCGCCCATGGCGCGCGCGCCCAGGTGCACCAGGTGGTAGTCGGCCGGCAGGCCGTCCACGCAGGAGTACTGCGCCATCGGCGAGACGACGATGCGGTTCTTCAGGGTGACGCCACGCAGCTTGAAGGGCGTGAACATCGGCGGGATGGGCTGCTGGTTCGACGTGCGGTGGGCACCGGCCTGCTGCGCGATCCAGTCCTCGTACTTCTCCACGTAGCCCTTGTCGCGCAGGCGCAGGTTCTCGTGGCTGATGCGCTGGCTGCGCGTCAGCACCGAATAGGCGAACTGCTCCGGCGGCAGATTGACGTAGCGCTTGACGTTCTCGAACCACTCGGTGGAGTTGCGCGCGGCGTTCTGGATCTTCAGCACTTCGACGCTGCGCACGGCCTCGTAGTCGCCCAGCGCCTGCTGCAGGTTGCCGGGGTTGCGGCCGATGCAGCGGGCCAGCTCGATCGAATCCTCCAGCGCCAGCTTGGTGCCGGAGCCGACCGAGAAGTGCGCGGTGTGGGCGGCATCGCCCATCAGCACCACCGGCGCGCGGCCGTTGTCGTGCACCCAGGTCTTGCAGACCACGCGCGGGAACTTGATCCACTGCGCCGAGCCGCGCAGGTGCGAGGCGTTGGACATCAGGCGGTTGCCATCGAGGTACTTCGCGAACAGCTTCTCGCAGAAGGCGATGGATTCTTCCTTCTCCATCTTGTCGATGCCGGCCTGCAGCCAGACGTCCTCGGGAGCCTCGACGATGAAGGTGGAGGTGTCGCCGTCGAACTGGTAGGCGTGGGCCTGGAACCAGCCGAAGGGCGTCTCCTCGAAAGCGAAGGTGAAGGCGTCGAACTTCTTGTGCGTGCCCAGCCAGACGAAGCGGCACTTGCGCACGTCGATGTCGGGCTGGTAGCTGGCGGCGTACTTGGTGCGGATGCGGCTGTTCAAGCCGTCGCTGGCGATGATGAGGTCGGCGTCGGGGTAGTCCTGGTCGCCCTGCACGTCGGTCTCGAACACCAGCTCGACGCCCAGTTCCTCGCAGCGGCGCTGCAGGATATTGAGCAGGCGCTTGCGGCCGATGCCGCAGAAGCCGTGGCCGCCGGAGACCATCTTGTGGCCGCGGATGTTGACCTCGATGTCGTCCCAGTGGTTGAAGGCGCCCAGGATCTCGCTGGCCGTCTCGGGGTCCGCCGCCTGCAGGTTGCCCAGGGTCTGGTCGGAAAACACCACGCCCCAGCCGAAGGTGTCGTAGGGCTTGTTGCGCTCGATCACGCGGATGCGGTGGGAGGGATCCTGCTTCTTCATGAGCAGGGCGAAGTAGAGGCCCGCCGGGCCGCCACCGATGCAGACGATATTCATCCGAATCCTCCAGGCTTCGATATTTTAAGTTTAAAGCATATGGGCCAAGGAAGGCAAGCGCCGGCCCCTGGACCGGCGCGGGAACCTTGATCTGGATCAGGCCGCCCGGAACTCGGTCGCCGCGGCAGCCAGCGCCTGGCCTTCGTGCGCCAGGTGCATCACGCGGCGCGGCGGCTCGGACTTCATGCGATGGTCGCTCCACACCTGCCGCCAGCGGCGCGCGCCCGGCAGGCCGTTGTACAGGCCCATCATGTGGCGGGCGATCGAATGCCAGGGCGTGCCGCGCTTCGCGTGCTCGCGCTCCATGTAGGCGACCATCGCCTCCTCCACGTGCTCGCGCCGCAGGCCGGACGCCGGCTCGCCGTAGAACAGCTCGTCCCAGCGCGCCAGCCACCAGGGGTGGTGGTAGGCCTCGCGGCCGATCATCACGCCATCGAGCTCCGTCAGCTGCTCGTGCACCAGGGCATCGGTGGCGATGCCGCCGTTGGTGGCGATCGTCAGCGCCGGAAATTCCCGCTTCAGCCGGTGCACCAGCTCGTAGCGCAGCGGCGGGATCTCGCGGTTTTCCTTGGGCGACAGGCCCTTCAGCCAGGCGTTGCGGGCATGGACGATGAAGACCTCGCAGCCGGCCTCGGCCACCGTGCCGACGAAATCGCGGACGAATTCGTAGCTTTCGACCTTGTCGATGCCGATGCGGTGCTTCACCGTCACGGGCACGTCCACGGCGTCCACCATGGCCCTGACACAGTCGGCCACCAGCTTCGGCTCGGCCATCAGGCAGGCACCGAAGGCGCCGCGCTGCACCCGCTCGCTGGGGCAGCCGCAGTTGAGGTTGATTTCGTCGTAGCCCCAGTCCACGCCCAGCTTCGCGCAGTGCGCCAGGTCGGCCGGCTCGCTGCCCCCCAATTGCAGGGCCACCGGGTGCTCGGAGGCGTCGAAATCCAGGTGGCGCGGCACGTCGCCATGCAGCAAGGCGCCCGTGGTGACCATCTCGGTATAGAGGCGCGTGCGGCGGCTCAGCAGGCGGTGGAAATACCTGCAATGCCTGTCCGTCCAATCCATCATGGGTGCCACGCTGGTGCGCCACCCGTTCACTGCCTCTTGCATCCCCCCGATTGTCTCAGGGGTTCAGCCGGGCTGCCGGCTCACTTCATCTTGACCGCCGACCGGATCAGGATTTCCGTGTTCGGGGCGTGCGTCACCCCGCCCTTGGTGGAAGTGGCTGCCGCGCCGATGGCTTCCGCCGTCGCCGTGCCGGAGATCAGCTGGCCGAAGACCACGTCGCCGTCGAACTGGTGGTTGTCGATGAGATTGACGAAGAAGGCCGCGCCCGCGGTGTTGGCCAAGGCCACGGTGTATTGCCAGTTCTGCAGGCCGTTGCCGTTCTCCGCCGCCGGCGGCGGCCGGTTCGCCGCCTTGGGCTGCATCCCGGTGGTGTAGCCGCCGGCGTCGATGCGCGTGTCCGTGACCGGGGCGAACAAGGTCCCGGCGTAGAAGCCCGCGTCCACGTAGGCCAGGAAGTTGGCCACGGTCTGCGGCGACTCGGTGGCGAACAACTCGATCACCAGTTCGCCCAGCGTAGTCTGGACGCACACCGCCTGCAGCGGGCTCAGCTGGGCCGCCTGGGTGCCGGCGGCGCTGCATTTGGCGACCGTCACGTCGACGCCTGTGGTGGCGGTGGCGCCGCCCGGGTCGGTGACGGTGAGCATCGCGTGGAAGGTACCGGCGCTGGCATAGACGTGATTGTCCGAACTGCCGCTGGTGCCGTCGCCGTAGTTCCAGGACTTGGCGAGGGCCTGGCCTTCGGGGTCCGAGCTGGCGCTGCTGTCCAGGACGGTGACCGCCTGCAGCACCGCCTCGCCCTTCAGCGAAGCGGCGGCCACCGGCGGCTGGTTGGTGACCGCGCTGCCGCCGCCGCCCCCGCCGCCGCAGGCGGAGAGCACGGCCAGGCAGGCGGGAACGAGCATGCGCAACAGGTTCGTCTTCATGCGGGGCCTCCTTGTTGTCTCACAGCTCCGCCGAGCACTTCACGCCCAGCGGGATTTCCTGCTTCGGGTTGGCGGCTTCCAGGCGCACGCCGAAGGTGCCGCTGGCCGCGTCGATCAGCGGGTCGACCACCTTCACCACGGCCTGGAAGCTCTTGTCGAAAGGCGGCTCGGTCTTGATCCGGATCTGCTGCCCCACCTTCAGCTTGCCGAAACGCGCCGCCGGCAGCACCATCTCGACCCGCGCCGGGTCGGTCTGGGCCACCTTGATGATGGCGATGGTGCCCTCGCCCACCTGGGCCAGCTCGCCGGGGTTCTGCAGGCGCTCGATGACCACGCCGGTCACCGGGCTCGCCAGCATCCTGCGGCCGATCTCGGCCTCCAGCCGCTGCGCGTCCAGCCGCGAGAGCTCGCGGTTGTCCTTGGCTTCCAGCAGGTCGGCCTCGGCCACCCGCATCTCCGCTTCGGCGTCGTCGCGGTCCTGGGCCGACACGAACTTCTGCAGCTGCAGTTCCTCGCGCCGGCGGAACTTGACCTGCGCGTTGACCAGCTTGCTTTCGGCGGCGCGCTGCTGGCCCAGCATCACCGCGCGGTACCTGGCGATCGCAAGCGACGCCTTCTCGACGCTCGCATCCAATGTCACCAGCAACTGGCCCTTCTGCACGGCCGCGCCGCGGTCCGCATGCATGGCGACGATCTGCGCCGGCACCGAGCTGCGCAAGGTCACCAGCTGCGCGGGCCCGATCAGGCACTGCACCGGGTCGGCCGCCTGCGCAGCGGCGGCCGCCAGCGCAAGCAGCGCCGCGGGGCCGGCGCGCTCAAGCGCGGCCCGAGTAGGAAAGACTGGCTTCGAGTCGCTCATCGTGCTTCACCGCTTCCTTTCTGGTGCGTTCGTGCAGGCCTTCCATGCGCGCCTGCGCCCGCCGCCGCAGGCCCTCCAGCACCCACGCGCCCGGCAGCCTTCGCAACAAGGCGGACAGCAGGCCCGGCTGCCGCGTGAAGATCGGGTCTACCTGGCTGACGATGGCCTGCGCCGTGCCGGGGTCGCCCTGGCGCGCCGTGCGGCCGAACAGCTGGCGGTCCACCCGCCGCGATTCATGGAACTCGGACAGGATCACGTGCAGGCCGCCGAGCGCGCGCACCGCAGGCTCCACGCGGATGTCGGTGCCGCGGCCGGCCATGTTGGTGGCCACTGTCACGCGCCCGGCCTGGCCGGCGGCGGCCACCAATTGCGCCTCATGCGCGTCCTGCAGCGCGTTCAGCACCTCGTGCGCTATGCCGCGCTCGGCCAGCACTTCCGACAGGCGCTCGGACGCGGCCACCGAACGCGTGCCGACCAGCACCGCCCGGCCCTGCGCAGCCAGCGCCCCGGCGCTTCGTGCGATGGCCGCCCACTTGGCTTCCTCGTCGGGCAGGCAGGCGGCGCGCCAGGTGCGGCGGATGCAGGGCGCGTTGGGCGGCACGACCACGGTGGCCAGGCCATAGTCGCGCCACAGCTCCCGCCGCACCTCGCTGGCGGTGCCGGTCATGCCGGCGAGGCGCAGGTAGCGGCGGAAGAAACGCTGGTAGGTGATGCGGGCGATGGTGCGGTTCTGCTCCGACAGCTCGCAGCCTTCGCGCTGCTCGATCAGCTGGTGCAGCCCCTGCTCCCAGGTGCGGCCCGGCAATGCGCGGCCGGTGTTCTCATCGACGATCAGCACCTTGCCGTCCTTGACCACGTAGTGCTCGTTGCGCCGGAACAGGAACTGCGCCCGCAGCGCCTGCACCACCCAGTGTTCGCGCACGTGGCGCACGTTCCAGTCGCCGCCCAGCGGCACGCAGCGCTCCGTCAGCCACATGCGCCCGGCGGGCAGCAGGTGCAGTTCGCGCCGGCCCGCATGCAGCTCGTAGTGCTCGCGCGGCCGCATCTCGCCGGCGAGGTCCAGCGCCATGCACAACACGGCCGGATCCGCGATGCCGCCGGCGTTCTGCGACAGGATCAGCGGCGTGCGGGCTTCGTCGATCAGCACGCTGTCGGCCTCGTCGACGATGCCGAAGAACAGGCCGCGCAGCAGCGTGGGCTGGGCCGCCGCGCCAGTCGCGCGGCGCAGGCGCAGGTCGGCCTGGCTCACGCCCGGGCCGTGCGCCGCGCGGTCCTTCAGGTAATCGAACACCAATTCCTTGCCGGTGCAGTAGGTGATGGCGTTCGCGTACCGCGCCCGGCGCTCGGCCGGTTCCATGCCGCTGATGACGTGCCCGCAGCCCAGGCCCAGGAAGTCGAACAGCGGCCCCTGCTCCTCGGCGTCGCGCTGCGTCAGGTAGTCGTTGACCGTGATCACGTGCACCGGCTGGCCGGCGCAGGCCGCCACGGCCGCGGCCAGTGCGGCGGTGAGCGTCTTGCCCTCGCCCGTGCGCATTTCCGCCATCTGCCCTTGCAGCAGGCAGGAGGCGCCGGCGAGCTGCGCAGGGTAGGCGCGCTGGCCCAGGCTGCGCACCGCGGCCTCGCGCACCAGGGCCAGCGCGAGCTCACGCCCCACGCCTGCTTCCCAGCTCGCGCGGGCCGTGCGGCGCAGGCGCTCGCGCAGTTCCGCGTCGCTGCAGCCCTGCGCCATGGTTTCGAGCGCGCCCGCGCGGCGGGCGATGGCGCGATGCCAGCGCAGGCCACGCGCGATGCGCAGCGGCAGGTCGCCGGTGGCGCCGTGCAACCAGGCATCGACGCCTTCGCGCGGCGGCGCGCTGCGCTCCGCATAGAGGCTGGCGGGAAGATGGGCCCAGGCGAGCTGCATGGTCTTCACACCCCCAGCTGGGAAAGCAGCGCCCGCCGGCCCGCGCGCCACCAGCGCCAGCCGACCGCCTCGGGGCTGTGTTCGACGCTCACGTAGGCGCGGCTGCCCAGGTGCGGCAGGTGCCGCTCGGGGGGCAGCGCCGCTTCGAACTCGAACAGGCTCTCCATCGCCTTGACCTGGCGCTCGTCGCGCGGATCCACCAGCAGCCGGCCGCCACCGCCCTGCCCCAGCGCCGCGCTGGGCAGCTCGGGCGCGGCCTTGGGCACCGAGCGCACCAGGGTGGCCTGCATCGGCGCGCCGGGCTGCTGCGGGAGCCGCACCTCCACCGAGCGCACGTCCGCCTGCACGAAGGCGACGTCGGCCTGCTGCACGACGAGCCGCACCACCGGCCGGTACTCGCCCAGCACGTGCGCCACGATGTCGCCCTTGTGGACGAAGCGGCCAGGCTGGTCGTCGGCGCGCTCGATCAGCAGCGAACCCGCCGCGCGCGAACGCGCCCGCAACTGCGCCGCTTCGTCCTGCAGGCGCTGGAGCTGCGCGCGTTCCTGGGCCAGTGTCTCGCCCAGCTGCGTGGCCTGCGCCGGCTGCGTGCCCCAGACCGCATCGAGCTTGGCGGCGACCTCGTCGACCCGGCCCTGCTGCTGCGCGATGCGCGCGGCCAGCAGCGGGTTCGCCATCACCATCACCACGTCGCCGGACTGCACCGCGCTGCCGGGCGGCTGCAGGCGCTCGACGAAGCCGTCGGCGCCGGCGCGCACGGTGGCCTGCTCCGGCAGCCACA
The sequence above is a segment of the Ramlibacter agri genome. Coding sequences within it:
- a CDS encoding bifunctional salicylyl-CoA 5-hydroxylase/oxidoreductase — its product is MNIVCIGGGPAGLYFALLMKKQDPSHRIRVIERNKPYDTFGWGVVFSDQTLGNLQAADPETASEILGAFNHWDDIEVNIRGHKMVSGGHGFCGIGRKRLLNILQRRCEELGVELVFETDVQGDQDYPDADLIIASDGLNSRIRTKYAASYQPDIDVRKCRFVWLGTHKKFDAFTFAFEETPFGWFQAHAYQFDGDTSTFIVEAPEDVWLQAGIDKMEKEESIAFCEKLFAKYLDGNRLMSNASHLRGSAQWIKFPRVVCKTWVHDNGRAPVVLMGDAAHTAHFSVGSGTKLALEDSIELARCIGRNPGNLQQALGDYEAVRSVEVLKIQNAARNSTEWFENVKRYVNLPPEQFAYSVLTRSQRISHENLRLRDKGYVEKYEDWIAQQAGAHRTSNQQPIPPMFTPFKLRGVTLKNRIVVSPMAQYSCVDGLPADYHLVHLGARAMGGAGMVVAEMTCPSPDARITPGCPGLWSTGQRDGWKRIVDFVHTNTDAKIAMQLGHAGAKGSTRVPWEGEDQPLESGNWPLISASPLQYIDGVSDWSRAMSRADMDRVQEDFVRATRYSAEAGFDWLELHCAHGYLLSSFISPLTNQRTDDYGGSLENRLRYPLEVFRAMRAVWPADKPMSVRISAHDWVEGGITPDDAVEIARHFKAAGADMVDCSSGQVSKKQKPVYGRMYQTPFSDRVRNEAGIATMAVGAISEADHVNSIIAAGRADLCAVARPHLANPAWALLEAAKIGYHDVPWPRQYLSGKQQLERNLERERAMAQQQETKNERFN
- a CDS encoding peptidylprolyl isomerase yields the protein MKTNLLRMLVPACLAVLSACGGGGGGGSAVTNQPPVAAASLKGEAVLQAVTVLDSSASSDPEGQALAKSWNYGDGTSGSSDNHVYASAGTFHAMLTVTDPGGATATTGVDVTVAKCSAAGTQAAQLSPLQAVCVQTTLGELVIELFATESPQTVANFLAYVDAGFYAGTLFAPVTDTRIDAGGYTTGMQPKAANRPPPAAENGNGLQNWQYTVALANTAGAAFFVNLIDNHQFDGDVVFGQLISGTATAEAIGAAATSTKGGVTHAPNTEILIRSAVKMK
- a CDS encoding efflux RND transporter periplasmic adaptor subunit, which produces MSDSKPVFPTRAALERAGPAALLALAAAAAQAADPVQCLIGPAQLVTLRSSVPAQIVAMHADRGAAVQKGQLLVTLDASVEKASLAIARYRAVMLGQQRAAESKLVNAQVKFRRREELQLQKFVSAQDRDDAEAEMRVAEADLLEAKDNRELSRLDAQRLEAEIGRRMLASPVTGVVIERLQNPGELAQVGEGTIAIIKVAQTDPARVEMVLPAARFGKLKVGQQIRIKTEPPFDKSFQAVVKVVDPLIDAASGTFGVRLEAANPKQEIPLGVKCSAEL
- the dusA gene encoding tRNA dihydrouridine(20/20a) synthase DusA, which produces MQEAVNGWRTSVAPMMDWTDRHCRYFHRLLSRRTRLYTEMVTTGALLHGDVPRHLDFDASEHPVALQLGGSEPADLAHCAKLGVDWGYDEINLNCGCPSERVQRGAFGACLMAEPKLVADCVRAMVDAVDVPVTVKHRIGIDKVESYEFVRDFVGTVAEAGCEVFIVHARNAWLKGLSPKENREIPPLRYELVHRLKREFPALTIATNGGIATDALVHEQLTELDGVMIGREAYHHPWWLARWDELFYGEPASGLRREHVEEAMVAYMEREHAKRGTPWHSIARHMMGLYNGLPGARRWRQVWSDHRMKSEPPRRVMHLAHEGQALAAAATEFRAA